The genome window TGTGTACTTCCGTGCACCCGAAGACTGCTATGTAGTCCTCTACCAAATCGATACCTATGGCAACGTGTGCCTGCTGTTCCCTTCGCCAACTAGCAACGCGTTCTTTGCCCGCGCCGGGGTGGTCTACTGCGTGAATGATTTTCTCCCCGAGGGCGTGCTCACGGTGTACGGGACATCCGGAGTTGGGTACATCGGTGTGCTGGCAAGCCCAGTGCCGTTCCTTGTCCCCCGGTGGATCAGGCCTCATCCTGCATACCGGGCCGCAAGTGTGGTCTACATCCCTGGGTACTATCCAGCCGTGGTCGTGGAGCCATACCTCGCCATCTGCGACCTGAACGAGCGGATTGTTGCAGACTGGGGCATAGGATTGAGGCTAGGGTTCGGCTATTGTTGGTTCTATGTGGACCATTGCTACGTGCCGGTTTTTCCGATCTGGCACCCGCGTTATTGGGAAGTTCGCATTGTCACTCGACCGGTGTACGAACGTGTGTGGCGGCACCACGACCGTTTCTACCGTTTGCCGCCGGCTGGCGTGCGGCACAACGGCCAGCGGCGGTTCGGCCTGGAGCGCTTGGCAAGGCGCCCGTTTGAACGACCGCGAACTTTCCGCGCCTCCCCGCACCCGGAGCCGCCTGCGTGGGCCCGTGCCGTGGAGCGACACACGGAACGCCGTGGGCACAATGAACCGGAGAGCCGCGAAGCTCGCGGATGGACACG of candidate division KSB1 bacterium contains these proteins:
- a CDS encoding DUF4384 domain-containing protein, encoding MKPHVLAIAVLAATLPLLVLPAGATVQYDMAVEIWTDRGEDFVYLPGDPLRVYFRAPEDCYVVLYQIDTYGNVCLLFPSPTSNAFFARAGVVYCVNDFLPEGVLTVYGTSGVGYIGVLASPVPFLVPRWIRPHPAYRAASVVYIPGYYPAVVVEPYLAICDLNERIVADWGIGLRLGFGYCWFYVDHCYVPVFPIWHPRYWEVRIVTRPVYERVWRHHDRFYRLPPAGVRHNGQRRFGLERLARRPFERPRTFRASPHPEPPAWARAVERHTERRGHNEPESREARGWTRVARPTPAGQSEGRTRAPQSQYGDLPAGPATYSDAERRPSPRLAREPAGISPSHTPKLENPAPRETIGRRNRISFSREAGSGSKAYRTESAVRQRPQAREREMRVPPPRQESRDFRVLQSKSSRERMWTGTQRDGKVRTRTSRT